In Cryptococcus gattii WM276 chromosome A, complete sequence, one genomic interval encodes:
- a CDS encoding Histone acetyltransferase, putative (Similar to TIGR gene model, INSD accession AAW41146.1) gives MPPPSYTSNGPMSVSDCEFLASQLLEPAVTARKKLEIALELRDSAENNRDFGFYDKYLSIFIPALISILGDEKSITFVKDNVEQRFRHTLLAFLQRLPHTEPFRHHMNSVMELCVKLLKIENEENALLCIKIMIDGLRSNKDQMEPFTEPFLDLVKQMYANIKAVVEKEFGPSGGGPKAVSTQGEGSANGQQSQQQQASSSNHIILPHALHSPKVLTECPIAVVLIFQTYKSIMQTAMLDFYPLVIDSIKIQPEPQRLAHLEAKEKGEIFVGVASSITNREMFAELVKAQVKVCTMAFLAYVLRGNQGNNRDYVNVFPEACARLLRDCPPEDVITRKELLVATRHILTVDSRSSFIPYIDVLLEERVLVGTGVSSRELLRPLAYSVVADLIHHVRNELPLQQLIRVVYVFSCNLNDSTFSSSIQTMCAKLLNTIIDSIYNKADTNEMSKILKGMFFTFLEKLSAMSDAHDRLKALAARDKGKGRAKGESGDEDIEVTDTSDEASDKLIHGWRDIEQAMPVHSVAYANESVDSFCRDSRYLFKTILHTFRTLLSYTRQGENPPPQPDGEVLSRFFECSIKCFAIFDGINRDPREAKEALELLSEIVLLFEPHVFAEVWTSHMEFFSDISITNNQVFSLLQMVITHESVSHQLVSILLKYLMEKLPEVGRMDKQRATLMLKMFKIAFLAINTYITSNEAVLVPHLQKLIMSSFESAAKAEDSSFYYQILRALFRSIGGGRFEALYKEVLPILQEMLDHLAYLLDHSPDEISKDIFVELMLTVPVRLTNLLPHLSYLMKPLVRALSAGPDLVSQGLRTLELCIDNLTADFLDPTLAPVLRDLMAALHQLLKPIPANREHASAALKILGKLGGRNRRFQEVHDNLEYRLLSDRLVVPITFEGTRHQLDLTPLVNSAGKAIDNEADLLREDGLQVLMYSALTIFEKGAPGPEGNATFRTTMTRLFFACDRPVIGERALIFVRDLCRRAFALELGRTDGTEHPIKPGPDHSRRRFLPLTNALSDAFLETLAVSKAAEQKGLSDLLATIVMDFKELALSPRFQGVVDGHRSFDRMVTFFALRLVTLCHEEAWSKKMAGVSAISTFAHKIELSRKNIIDLQLDFIRALLYCLRDAPKDVPRSADDVIGLIKHLIRTCQSQDDGKPRIGRLIETFVGELNSQSKLARDAAQQCIEVLAEVTAQTVPELITNIAKVKLLSVDHGPIYSKPLRALPFAMQVGNISAVTYLMDLRPSVVETSEEFIRLLHEVLALADVDDANLVSKPATHKQESWLKALRICCLRLLKSSMATPDFMNKPTQGQLRARIIQVYFKHVYSQNPEIVAVAHEGLRDVLQQENRLSRDVLQKGLRPILVNLADAKRLSVSGLDGLARFLELLTNYFKVEIGVKLLDHFKTLGDHQMLIKAAYAPLDDNHNIARMSRLVNIFRLLPSSAVQYLNDLVANVVEVEALLHQSHPGPFTEYLGRYLDRYHANAVQNLFDNIRNTRYVWTYRNIITSGSAPHLVGEFASRGEALCQLCFSNPEVTDLVLPGLLLVRDLSRVQSSWLSDSEPVLEPMVNVWRMIVTKSRDLKADITGYQFQQMPSLLLEMFMASLEQQQHIPLLFHVVEAYEVRAAFERSHVTFFLYRQVALQESVEYRREVIEYFFSLYEAEDVPWTYKTNALRVIVNPTLRVYFGDPNHDGSLISTQLVQKIANLMWRPLSATTSSKQREDTHLIEVFALTTMLVQHCSAKVNEARKEIFKLAWMGINLLEPTVKLMAYVLAARFMATYDTPVKFVRLTWTGVLRLKDTDNRVLYRQAIDTLASSLSVRDPPPANGTPEWAKLLRTVLIEEGHATNQLVTVCELLVHHPDLFYDYRELYVPHIANSLGKLAFAQAATPELKKLTVDIVELIFSWEKRRMAARDGETMDVDEGPKRGADQSVEQGPTKKQRVDRAGTAISGSSGGGWAAPSQVRELMTAHLLRLVSTSADPVTRNGLTKRALMLFKDILGPKGLPNVHVKLGFFHRTMTQDINPNTRPTVANSTEVIAAVAAAVKDTQWVKANLSLLSKLLEKVWVSPETDLHEVVAPLTEDLFSEMPADENAEAEPDAKALLAFVQTAVNDGLSASLRSTLSLPGTLFLLKTWLKTHPKVLQSEGISSALLKVLANLVKLHTTSNQSAGAANEPDIVRLITSVLDILRDRVNDLREQRKHLYSSITVLVDRSLNPVLCRYLLQLMRHWVIDGSDGATHGKEKALILLRMMGFESRSDQLFQEFLELVYDVYQQENLRGSDITHRLEPAFLLGTRSKNAEQRARFLDKLEQNLPRSIDSRLQYLCSLQNWDTLADSYWIPQILSQLLGVANLQESLTQQPMPRILDVDPIVDMAEGACIRHIVRPARNLIHIDVTLSHDLWVSVFSMCWGSLSRSHQLAFTPYLIKLMSKSHLQRQTEMRPNVVQAFLDGIAACTVPVTLPPTLVRFLAKNFNAWYVGFEILTRLTDVYRGDDGLRETCASALSELYAELCEEDMYYGVARSRCQFPETTGALTYEQNGLWPKAIELYEQAQIKARNNMLPFSEGEYCLWEDHWILSAQKLQNWENLTELARIDSDADLLLECAWRLSDWASPDREAIDQNLARVIDHPTPRRKTFEAFVALLRSHMAREPPNEFLRVLDEAQQVTLRKWISLPAHMTNAHLPLLQMCQQVVELGEAARVFDSLQMTNQANLELRCNSDLKPIFQTWRDRLPNFWDDISVWSDLLAWRQHVFQAVTKVYHPLVAQPDNATYGYRGFHETAWMINRFGEVARRHGLLDVCSVSLNKIYMLPNIEISEAFLKLREQALCFFQKPEKFNEGLENISTTNLKFFGLSQRAEFLTFKGMFISRLGQNEEANAEFAHAIQTDWNLPKAWAEWGRFNDKLYKDRPENPATGPPEPEPGKPKMTDAQWQESYSQDRAILASSAVSCYLQAAGLYNNHKSRGLLLRVLWLLGLDDSHNTISKAFENYKGDLVIWYWITLIPQLLMSLSHREASHARLVLMRIAKSFPQALFFPLRVSREDFVNVKKQQQMQQRFAAARRAENQAKIAAANAIADASGQPSEAKEVKDEQSAANATGTQPPVSNGQAMGLTAQAQSPSSQAPRQPWDHVEEIMNMLKTAFPLLALTMEKMVDQISLRAKPASDEDIYRFFSALLADAMQQWGGRSGLPNDDGELNAQTKDNLAKFATNLNGELKVMIEKDFMVEMPKLREYIRRLQRWRDLYEKNLDDRSKTLPLDQGGCNLTEFHHTKFDDVEIPGQYVQHVDQGEEFIKISRFAPRAELGRGHGYCFRRITMIGNNGVSYTFHVQMPAARHCRREERLTQLFRIMNSVLWKRKESRRRSLQIHLPTATPLAPQLRLVQSDSSYVSMQEIFEDFAASKNMAREDTVLAYFDRIKELHDPAIPRVRSCGSNKEPRLTIGQNDHRYIQLRAELMEEIRVKMVPETIITNYMIKSMNGPENLWLMRKQFAAQTATTMFLTFVCCLSNRTPSRFYISRKTGLMYMSEILPAFAPGQPLINSSEAVPFRLTPNMQHFATRAGVEGVITGTCTAMARCLTAPEFDLSGTLSLFIRDELLIWHNTYMKDSRLESPLLGHVYKNVDSFIRRVSTMGFIGENRDRSSNAPPVVHAIISLISQATSALNLAQMGETYMPWY, from the exons ATGCCACCCCCTAGCTACACTAGTAACGGGCCAATGTCCGTAAGCGATTGCGAGTTCCTTGCATCCCAGTTGCTGGAACCTGCGGTCACAGCTCGGAAGAAGCTTGAAATCGCCCTTGAACTCCGAGACTCCGCAGAGAACAACAGGGATTTCGGATTCTATGACAAGTATCTGTCAATATTTATTCCAGCACTCATCAGTATACTGGGGGATGAGAAATCAATTACTTTTGTGAAGGATAATGTCGAGCAA CGCTTTCGTCACACCCTCCTTGCATTCTTGCAGCGCCTTCCCCATACCGAACCTTTCCGCCATCACATGAATTCTGTTATGGAGCTTTGCGTGAAGCTTCTCAAGATCGAAAATGAAGAAAATGCGTTACTTTGTATCAAGATCATGATTGATGGGCTTAGGAGCAATAAGGATCAAATGGAACCTTTTACGGAGCCTTTTCTTGATTTAGTCAAGCAAATGTACGCGAACATAAAAGCGGTTGTGGAGAAAGAGTTTGGCCCGTCAGGGGGAGGACCCAAGGCGGTATCTACGCAAGGCGAAGGCTCGGCAAACGGTCAGCAATCTCAACAACAGCAAGCATCGTCCTCCAATCATATCATTCTTCCTCATGCCCTTCATTCGCCCAAAGTTCTCACTGAATGCCCTATCGCTGTCGTACTCATATTTCAAACCTACAAATCCATCATGCAAACTGCAATGCTCGACTTCTATCCATTGGTAATTGACAGCATCAAGATACAGCCTGAACCCCAAAGGCTGGCCCATCTAGAGGCTAAAGAAAAGGGAGAAATCTTTGTCGGAGTGGCAAGCAGTATAACAAATCGGGAAATGTTCGCAGAGCTTGTAAAGGCGCAGGTCAAGGTATGT ACCATGGCATTTTTGGCTTATGTTCTTCGAGGGAACCAAGGAAACAATAGGGATTATGTCAATGTTTTCCCAGAAGCTTGTGCTCGGCTCTTGCGAGATTGCCCACCAGAGGATGTCATCACTCGAAAAGAGCTTTTAGTGGCAACTCGACATATCCTTACTGTTGACTCCCGATCCTCCTTCATCCCTTACATCGACGTCCTTCTTGAGGAGCGAGTTCTCGTCGGCACGGGTGTCTCAAGCAGAGAATTGCTCCGACCGTTGGCTTATTCCGTGGTAGCCGACCTCATACATCATGTCCGAAACGAACTCCCTCTCCAGCAACTCATCCGTGTCGTTTACGTCTTCTCGTGTAATCTCAATGACTCAACTTTCTCGAGTTCTATTCAAACCATGTGCGCCAAGCTCCTCAACACTATCATTGATTCGATCTACAACAAGGCGGACACGAACGAGATGTCAAAGATTCTCAAAGGAATGTTTTTCACGTTCTTAGAAAAACTCTCTGCCATGTCGGATGCCCATGATAGGTTGAAGGCCTTGGCCGCTAGAGACAAGGGGAAGGGCCGGGCCAAAGGGGAATCCGGTGACGAAGATATAGAGGTGACTGATACGTCCGATGAAGCGTCAGATAAACTTATCCATGGGTGGAGAGATATTGAGCAGGCTATGCCCGTCCATTCAGTTGCGTATGCCAACGAATCGGTGGATTCTTTCTGTCGGG ATTCTCGGTACCTTTTCAAGACGATATTGCACACCTTCCGTACCCTTTTATCTTACACGCGCCAAGGCGAAAACCCTCCGCCCCAGCCAGATGGAGAAGTTCTCAGCAGATTCTTCGAGTGCAGTATTAAGTGTTTTGCCATTTTTGACGGTATTAATCGAGATCCCAGAGAGGCGAAGGAGGCGTTAGAACTTTTATCAGAAATCGTTCTACTCTTTGAACCGCATGTGTTTGCTGAGGTCTGGACAAGCCACATGGAATTTTTCAGCGATATTTCGATCACCAACAATCAAGTattttctcttctccagATGGTCATCACCCATGAGTCAGTCTCACATCAGCTGGTTTCCATTCTGCTCAAGTACTTGATGGAAAAATTGCCTGAGGTTGGGAGGATGGACAAACAACGTGCCACCCTTATGCTCAAAATGTTCAAGATAGCTTTCCTTGCTATCAATACATATATCACAAGCAATGAAGCGGTCTTAGTACCTCACCTCCAGAAGCTTATTATGAGTTCTTTCGAATCTGCTGCCAAGGCTGAAGATTCCTCCTTTTATTATCAGATCCTTCGCGCTTTGTTCAG GTCCATTGGGGGAGGACGTTTTGAAGCGCTCTACAAAGAAGTTCTTCCAATCTTGCAGGAAATGCTTGATCATCTGGCATATCTTCTGGATCATTCGCCTGACGAGATCTCTAAAGACATCTTTGTGGAGCTCATGTTGACTGTTCCCGTTCGTCTCACCAACCTTCTACCGCACCTGAGCTACCTCATGAAACCATTAGTGCGTGCACTCAGCGCAGGCCCTGACCTTGTCAGTCAAGGTCTTCGTACCCTAGAGCTCTGTATCGATAATCTCACAGCCGACTTCCTTGATCCCACTTTGGCACCGGTGTTGCGTGATCTCATGGCTGCGTTGCATCAATTACTCAAGCCTATACCTGCCAACCGTGAGCATGCAAGTGCGGCGTTGAAAATTTTAGGGAAGCTCGGAGGGCGGAACAGGAGGTTTCAAGAGGTCCATGACAATCTTGAGTACCGGCTCCTCTCTGATCGCTTAGTTGTCCCTATCACCTTTGAAGGAACGCGTCATCAGTTAGACTTGACACCTTTAGTGAACTCCGCGGGCAAAGCTATTGACAATGAAGCGGATCTTTTGCGGGAAGACGGGTTGCAAGTGTTGATGTACTCGGCTTTGACAATATTTGAGAAG GGAGCTCCTGGCCCCGAAGGAAACGCCACATTCAGAACTACTATGACTCGGCTTTTCTTCGCCTGTGATAGGCCTGTCATTGGAGAAAGGGCGCTTATCTTTGTGCGTGATCTTTGTCGCAGGGCATTCGCTCTGGAGCTGGGAAGGACGGACGGTACCGAGCACCCCATTAAACCTGGTCCCGATCACTCTCGTCGACGATTTCTCCCTCTCACTAATGCTCTATCCGATGCGTTCCTGGAGACCCTTGCCGTCTCTAAAGCTGCAGAGCAAAAGGGTCTCAGCGACTTGTTGGCGACAATCGTTATGGATTTTAAAGAGTTGGCTCTCTCCCCCAGATTCCAAGGTGTTGTAGATGGGCATCGGTCCTTCGATCGTATGGTAACTTTCTTCGCTCTACGCCTTGTGACACTTTGTCACGAGGAAGCCTGGTCAAAAAAGATGGCCGGCGTTTCTGCCATATCCACGTTTGCTCATAAAATTGAATTAAGCCGCAAAAACATAATTGATCTCCAGCTTGACTTCATCCGTGCGCTTTTGTACTGCTTACGTGACGCTCCCAAAGACGTGCCCAGGAGTGCGGACGACGTTATTGGGCTCATCAAACACCTCATACGAACCTGTCAATCTCAGGACGATGGCAAACCTCGAATAGGACGATTGATTGAGACGTTTGTTGGCGAGCTTAACAGTCAAAGCAAATTAGCACGTGACGCTGCACAGCAGTGTATTGAAGTGCTCGCAGAAGTCACTGCACAGACAGTGCCTGAGCTCATCACTAATATCGCGAAGGTCAAGTTATTGAGTGTTGATCATGGCCCGATTTACTCCAAGCCTTTACGAGCTCTTCCCTTTGCTATGCAGGTCGGCAACATCAGCGCAGTCACATATTTGATGGATTTACGTCCTTCGGTGGTCGAGACGTCAGAGGAATTCATTCGACTGCTTCATGAGGTTCTAGCATTGGCAGATGTCGACGACGCGAACCTGGTCAGCAAGCCTGCGACTCATAAACAAGAATCATGGTTGAAAGCTCTTCGGATTTGTTGCCTTCGCCTACTCAAATCGTCCATGGCCACGCCAGACTTCATGAATAAACCAACTCAAGGACAGCTCCGTGCCCG CATTATACAGGTATATTTCAAGCACGTTTATTCACAAAATCCAGAGATCGTTGCTGTCGCCCATGAAGGTCTGAGAGACGTGCTCCAGCAGGAGAACAGGCTCTCGAGGGATGTTTTACAAAAAGGACTTCGACCTATCCTTGTGAATCTTGCGGATGCCAAGAGGTTGAGCGTTTCTGGTTTGGATGGCTTAGCTCGTTTCCTTGAACTCCTCACCAATTACTTTAAGGTAGAAATTGGTGTGAAGCTATTAGATCATTTCAAAACACTCGGCGATCATCAAATGTTAATCAAGGCAGCTTACGCTCCTCTGGATGACAATCACAACATTGCCAGAATGTCACGTTTGGTAAATATCTTTCGGCTTCTGCCCTCAAGTGCCGTTCAGTACTTGAACGACCTTGTCGCCAACGTCGTTGAAGTAGAggctcttcttcaccaaTCACATCCTGGTCCCTTCACGGAGTATCTTGGTCGTTATCTTGACAGATACCATGCCAACGCCGTCCAAAATCTCTTCGACAACATACGAAACACGCGTTATGTTTGGACTTACCGCAATATCATCACGTCCGGTAGTGCACCTCATCTCGTCGGAGAGTTTGCCAGTCGTGGGGAAGCTCTTTGTCAACTTTGTTTCAGTAATCCAGAAGTAACAGATCTTGTCTTGCCTGGTCTGCTTCTTGTGAGGGATCTGTCCCGAGTTCAGTCTAGCTGGTTGTCTGACAGCGAACCAGTCCTCGAACCGATGGTTAATGTTTGGCGGATGATTGTGACCAAGTCGCGCGACCTCAAAGCAGACATTACTGGTTATCAATTCCAGCAGATGCCTTCTCTATTGCTCGAAATGTTCATGGCAAGTCTCGAACAGCAGCAACACATCCCTCTCTTATTCCACGTTGTGGAAGCCTACGAGGTGCGAGCGGCATTTGAGCGATCTCACGTCACTTTCTTCTTGTATCGGCAGGTTGCCTTGCAAGAATCCGTCGAGTATCGTCGCGAAGTCATAGAATACTTCTTTAGCCTTTACGAGGCCGAGGATGTACCGTGGACGTACAAAACCAATGCTTTGCGCGTGATAGTGAACCCTACGCTTCGAGTATACTTTGGTGATCCCAATCACGATGGCTCGTTAATCTCCACTCAGCTCGTGCAGAAAATCGCCAACCTAATGTGGCGTCCGCTTTCTGCAACGACGTCTTCGAAGCAAAGGGAGGATACTCATCTCATCGAGGTCTTCGCATTGACCACCATGTTAGTTCAGCACTGCAGTGCGAAGGTTAATGAAGCGAGGAAAGAAATATTCAAATTGGCGTGGATGGGAATCAATCTATTGGAACCAACTGTCAAGCTTATGGCTTATGTCCTTGCTGCTCGGTTCATGGCGACTTATGACACTCCAGTCAAGTTTGTAAGGCTCACTTGGACTGGTGTTTTGCGGCTTAAAGACACCGATAACCGTGTTCTTTATCGTCAAGCTATCGACACTCTGGCATCATCATTATCAGTCCGAGATCCCCCACCAGCCAATGGCACCCCAGAATGGGCGAAGCTCCTTCGAACCGTACTCATTGAAGAGGGCCATGCTACCAATCAACTTGTCACCGTCTGTGAGCTTTTGGTGCACCATCCCGACCTCTTTTATGACTACCGTGAGCTATATGTTCCTCACATCGCCAACTCCTTGGGCAAGTTGGCGTTCGCTCAAGCGGCTACTCCCGAACTCAAAAAACTGACCGTCGATATTGTGGAGCTCATTTTCAGCTGGGAGAAGAGACGTATGGCAGcaagagatggagagacCATGGATGTGGATGAAGGACCGAAAAGAGGCGCGGATCAGTCGGTGGAGCAGGGTCCAACCAAGAAACAGAGAGTTGATAGGGCAGGAACTGCCATATCTGGGAGTAGCGGGGGAGGTTGGGCAGCTCCCAGTCAAGTCAGAGAGCTTATGACGGCTCATCTTCTGAGATTGGTGTCAACATCCGCCGATCCTGTGACCAGGAATGGATTAACGAAGCGGGCATTGATGCTTTTCAAAGATATATTAGGACCGAAGGGTTTGCCAAATGTTCATGTCAAATTGGGATTTTTCCACAGAACTATGACACAG GACATCAACCCAAATACAAGGCCTACTGTTGCTAATTCGACCGAGGTCATCGCTGCCGTGGCCGCTGCCGTGAAAGACACTCAATGGGTTAAGGCCAACCTCAGTTTATTGTCCAAACTTTTAGAAAAAGTTTGGGTCTCACCTGAGACCGATTTACACGAAGTCGTAGCACCTTTGACCGAAGACCTCTTTTCGGAAATGCCTGCAGATGAGAATGCCGAGGCCGAGCCCGATGCGAAAGCTTTGTTGGCCTTCGTTCAAACCGCAGTTAACGATGGTCTTTCTGCTAGCTTGCGATCGACGTTGTCATTGCCTGGAACATTATTCCTTCTGAAGACCTGGTTAAAGACTCATCCCAAAGTGTTGCAATCAGAAGGCATCAGTTCGGCTTTGCTTAAAGTCCTTGCCAATTTAGTCAAGCTTCACACCACATCCAATCAGTCTGCTGGTGCGGCCAATGAGCCTGATATCGTTAGACTCATCACTTCTGTCCTCGACATTCTTCGTGACAGGGTCAATGATCTTCGAGAGCAGCGCAAGCATTTGTATAGTAGCATCACAGTTTTGGTCGACAGGTCGCTCAATCCCGTGCTTTGTCGTTACCTTTTGCAACTCATGAGACACTGGGTTATTGATGGCAGTGATGGTGCGACGCACGGCAAGGAGAAGGCATTGATACTCCTTCGTATGATGGGTTTCGAGTCAAGAAGTGACCAACTCTTCCAAGAATTCCTGGAACTCGTTTATGACGTCTACCAACAAGAAAATCTCCGTGGCTCAGATATAACACACCGCTTAGAGCCAGCTTTCTTATTGGGTACGAGGTCAAAGAATGCTGAGCAGCGAGCTCGCTTCCTTGATAAATTGGAACAGAACTTACCTAGGTCCATCGACAGTCGGCTGCAGTACTTATGTTCTCTTCAAAACTGGGACACACTGGCTGACAGCTACTGGATTCCACAAATCTTAAGCCAACTACTTGGTGTCGCAAATCTCCAGGAAAGTCTTACGCAGCAGCCCATGCCTCGCATACTTGATGTCGATCCCATTGTGGATATGGCTGAAGGCGCATGCATTAGACACATCGTCCGCCCTGCGCGTAATCTTATTCATATCGATGTCACACTGTCTCATGATCTATGGGTTTCAGTGTTTTCTATGTGCTGGGGCTCATTAAGCAGATCTCACCAACTCGCTTTCACACCGTACCTTATCAAGCTGATGTCGAAATCTCACCTCCAAAGGCAAACCGAGATGCGTCCCAACGTGGTTCAAGCCTTCCTTGACGGCATTGCGGCTTGTACAGTCCCTGTCACACTTCCCCCGACGCTCGTTAGGTTCCTTGCGAAGAATTTCAATGCGTGGTATGTCGGTTTTGAGATTCTTACCCGACTCACCGATGTCTATCGCGGCGATGATGGACTGCGTGAAACTTGCGCGAGTGCTTTGAGTGAATTGTATGCGGAACTTTGCGAAGAGGATATGTACTACGGCGTTGCTCGTAGTCGATGTCAGTTCCCTGAGACGACAGGTGCCCTTACCTATGAGCAGAATGGACTTTGGCCCAAAGCCATCGAGTTGTATGAGCAAGCACAGATCAAAGCTCGCAACAACATGCTCCCATTCAGCGAAGGCGAATACTGCTTGTGGGAAGACCACTGGATTCTATCAGCTCAGAAGTTACAGAACTGGGAGAATTTGACAGAGCTAGCAAGAATTGACAGTGATGCGGATCTCCTGCTGGAATGCGCTTGGAGATTGTCAGACTGGGCATCACCTGATCGGGAGGCTATTGATCAAAATCTGGCACGCGTTATTGATCACCCTACTCCTCGCCGAAAGACCTTTGAAGCCTTTGTGGCCCTTCTACGATCGCATATGGCGCGAGAACCACCTAATGAGTTCCTACGGGTTCTAGATGAGGCTCAACAGGTCACTCTGCGCAAGTGGATCAGTTTACCAGCACATATGACCAACGCTCATCTACCTCTCCTTCAAATGTGTCAACAAGTAGTCGAACTGGGTGAGGCAGCTCGCGTTTTTGACAGTCTTCAAATGACCAATCAAGCAAACCTTGAGCTACGATGTAACAGTGACTTAAAGCCAATTTTCCAGACCTGGCGGGATCGTTTACCCAACTTCTGGGATGACATCAGCGTCTGGAGTGATCTTCTCGCCTGGCGCCAGCATGTTTTCCAGGCTGTCACCAAGGTCTACCATCCATTGGTTGCTCAACCCGATAACGCAACCTACGGCTACAGAGGATTCCATGAGACGGCGTGGATGATCAATAGGTTTGGTGAAGTGGCACGCCGTCATGGCCTTCTGGATGTCTGCAGCGTCTCTCTAAACAAAATTTACATGCTGCCCAATATTGAGATCTCTGAAGCTTTCCTTAAGCTTCGCGAACAAGCTCTTTGTTTTTTCCAAAAGCCAGAGAAGTTTAACGAAGGTCTTGAGAACATCAGCACCACCAATCTCAAATTCTTTGGCCTATCTCAACGTGCAGAATTCCTGACCTTTAAAGGAATGTTTATCTCTCGCTTGGGTCAGAATGAAGAAGCAAACGCCGAGTTTGCCCACGCAATCCAAACTGATTGGAATCTCCCTAAGGCGTGGGCTGAATGGGGTCGCTTCAATGATAAGCTGTACAAAGACCGACCCGAAAATCCTGCCACTGGTCCTCCGGAACCTGAACCTGGAAAACCCAAGATGACCGATGCGCAATGGCAAGAGTCTTATTCCCAAGACCGTGCAATACTTGCGTCAAGTGCTGTGTCATGTTACCTTCAGGCTGCTGGTCTTTACAACAATCACAAGTCTCGAGGATTACTTTTGAGAGTTCTATGGTTGCTTGGTCTCGATGACAGCCACAACACTATTTCTAAGGCATTTGAAAACTATAAGGGTGACTTAGTTATCTGGTATTGGATTACTCTTATCCCTCAACTTCTTATGTCTCTGTCTCATCGTGAAGCCAGCCATGCAAGATTGGTTTTGATGCGTATAGCCAAGTCTTTCCCACAG GCGCTCTTTTTCCCTCTTAGGGTTTCGCGAGAGGACTTCGTGAACGTTAAGAAGCAGCAACAGATGCAGCAACGATTCGCTGCTGCTCGTCGCGCTGAGAATCAAGCCAAGATAGCCGCGGCTAATGCTATTGCCGATGCCTCTGGACAGCCATCTGAAGCTAAAGAAGTCAAAGATGAGCAGTCTGCGGCCAATGCTACTGGGACTCAACCTCCGGTGTCGAATGGACAAGCCATGGGTCTTACAGCACAGGCTCAGAGTCCGTCTTCACAAGCTCCCCGTCAACCTTGGGACCATGTTGAAGAGATTATGAACATGCTGAAGACGGCGTTCCCCCTTTTGGCATTGACCATGGAAAAGATGGTCGATCAGATATCATTGAGAGCGAAGCCAGCATCTGATGAGGACATATACCGGTTCTTCTCTGCTTTGTTGGCAGACGCGATGCAGCAGTGGGGCGGGAGGAGCGGGCTGCCTAACGATGATGGAGAGCTCAATGCGCAGACTAAAGATAATCTCGCAAAGTTCGCAACCAACCTCAATGGGGAGTTGAAG GTCATGATCGAGAAAGACTTCATGGTAGAGATGCCTAAGCTGCGAGAGTATATCAGACGACTTCAGAGATGGCGAGATCTTTATGAGAAGAACCTGGATGACCGATCTAAGACTTTGCCCCTTGATCAAGGAGGCTGCAATCTCACAGAATTCCATCACACGAAGTTCGATGATGTAGAGATTCCTGGTCAATACGTGCAG CACGTTGATCAAGGTGAAGAGTTCATCAAGATCTCGCGTTTCGCCCCTAGGGCCGAGCTTGGTCGAGGTCATGGCTATTGCTTCCGGCGCATCACAATGATTGGTAATAATGGTGTATCGTACACGTTCCACGTGCAGATGCCTGCTGCAAGGCATTGTAGACGAGAAGAGCGTTTGACGCAGTTGTTTAGGATCATGAACAG TGTACTGtggaaaagaaaagagtCACGTCGCCGAAGTTTACAGATACATCTTCCTACCGCTACCCCTTTAGCTCCCCAACTTCGTCTTGTCCAATCTGACTCATCCTATGTCAGTATGCAAGAGATCTTCGAGGACTTTGCGGCGTCCAAGAATA